In the Lates calcarifer isolate ASB-BC8 linkage group LG24, TLL_Latcal_v3, whole genome shotgun sequence genome, one interval contains:
- the mynn gene encoding LOW QUALITY PROTEIN: myoneurin (The sequence of the model RefSeq protein was modified relative to this genomic sequence to represent the inferred CDS: deleted 2 bases in 1 codon), protein MTHVTNHGKLLLQRLHQQREMDFLCDITIMVRDVEFRAHRNILAAFSKYFSSQAEKGQDVTTLDPDKVSRYALEKLLEFIYTGQMNLSSTRQAAVRRAAVFLGMSEATKYLEEIPHWSEPSEMSQSEADKEAGLSPSSPTSPGSPSSPVPLSIVSMGGDWQEEGKDGKEHNDENKDLEEGERSDEEYTPTTPKSAGRGQARKRGRPKSLSGEQVEPSSSADGTPKTQSYRGRGRGRGRGRAGGEEGSFKSEDLSLEDSDTSVKDFGDTSADWSPSQDDDSLPKKPRLSSGEGRRGRGRGRGRGRGRGRGRGRGRRKAVDEGEESGSAGADDDDDDDEGEEGEDGEQDPSEMDELSLSCTECNKLFKDASSLRRHEKIHKGLKPFVCIFCSKTFRQATQLKTHLRIHTGEKPFSCSDCDKCFAQKCQLVAHRRMHHGEEKPYTCERCGFKFATSSNYKIHIRLHSGEKPYVCDICGQAFAQSSTLTYHKRRHTGEKPYQCDLCGMSFSVSSSLIAHARKHTGETPYKCSQPKCDASFVTSSELKKHMRRLHPEGNTGVQCLLCGNRFASVKNMIKHQEKAHADEVRQHKERARAVVLLASSHPMAFVQSKLTQENKGLVSIPEGEPPNPEPATPNPKATAPSADATAATTEADAAAATTTATIIQGFKPEPAHPPISTADQVTFEADQEQTINSDTLHALVEQLRPPPSPAQGLEQIVIIRTVDTAENNPPQQ, encoded by the exons atgactCATGTCACCAATCATGGGAAGCTGCTCCTGCAGCGTTTACATCAGCAGCGGGAGATGGACTTCTTGTGCGACATCACCATAATGGTGAGAGATGTGGAGTTCAGAGCCCACCGCAACATCCTGGCTGCGTTCAGCAAGTACTTCTCCTCCCAGGCGGAAAAAGGACAAGATGTCACGACGTTGGACCCTGACAAAGTCAGCCGGTACGCTCTGGAGAAGCTGCTGGAGTTTATCTACACCGGACAGATGAACCTCAGCAG CACCAGGCAAGCAGCTGTACGACGAGCAGCCGTGTTCCTGGGAATGTCTGAGGCCACAAAGTATCTGGAGGAAATCCCACACTGGTCCGAGCCGAGCGAAATGTCCCAGTCGGAGGCGGATAAAGAGGCTGGTCTCTCTCCTTCCAGTCCTACCTCTCCTGGCAGCCCCAGCTCCCCAGTCCCCCTGTCGATCGTCTCCATGGGAGGGGACtggcaggaggaggggaaggatgGCAAAGAGCACAATGATGAGAACAAAGATttggaagagggagagagaagcgATGAAGAGTACACCCCCACAACGCCAAAGAGCGCTGGACGAGGACAGGCCAGGAAGAGAGGCAGGCCGAAGAGTCTGAGTGGTGAGCAGGTGGAGCCCAGCAGCTCGGCTGATGGCACCCCCAAAACCCAGAGCTacagggggagggggagaggcagagggagagggagggcagggggagaggaa ggaagtttTAAAAGTGAAGATCTGTCTTTAGAAGATTCTGACACGAGTGTGAAGGACTTTGGCGACACCTCTGCAGACTGGAGCCCCTCACAAGACGACGACTCTCTGCCTAAGAAACCTCGACTGAGCAGCGGGGAGGGCCGGAGGGGACGAGGccgggggagggggagaggcagggggagagggagaggcaggggCCGAGGCAGGAGGAAGGCCGTGGACGAGGGAGAGGAGAGCGGCTCGGCGGGGGctgacgacgacgacgacgacgacgagGGGGAAGAGGGTGAGGATGGGGAACAGGATCCGTCAGAGATGGACGAACTGTCACTGTCGTGCACCGAGTGCAACAAACTGTTTAAAGACGCGAGCAGCCTGCGCCGACACGAGAAGATCCACAAGGGGCTGAAGCCGTTTGTCTGCATCTTCTGCTCCAAGACTTTCAGACAAGCcacacagctgaaaacacacctgCGCATACACACAG GTGAGAAGCCGTTCAGCTGCTCCGACTGTGACAAGTGTTTTGCTCAGAAGTGCCAGCTGGTCGCTCACCGCCGGATGCACCACGGAGAGGAGAAGCCTTACACCTGCGAGCGCTGCGGTTTCAAGTTTGCTACCTCGTCCAATTACAAAATACACATCAG ACTGCACAGCGGAGAGAAACCGTACGTCTGTGACATCTGTGGCCAGGCGTTTGCTCAGTCCAGCACCCTGACGTATCACAAACGACGACACACCGGAGAGAAACCGTACCAGTGTGATCTGTGCGGCATGTCGttctccgtctcctcctctctcatcgCACATGcgagaaaacacacag GTGAGACTCCGTACAAATGTTCCCAGCCAAAATGTGACGCAAGTTTTGTGACGTCTTCTGAGCTGAAGAAACACATGCGACGACTTCACCCAG aggGGAACACGGGTGTGCAGTGCCTGCTGTGTGGAAACAGATTCGCCAGCGTGAAGAACATGATCAAACACCAGGAGAAGGCTCACGCTGATGAAGTGCGGCAACACAAGGAGAGAGCCAGAGCTG tcgTCCTCCTGGCCTCCAGTCATCCTATGGCCTTCGTCCAGAGCAAACTCACCCAGGAGAACAAAGGTTTGGTGTCCATCCCCGAAGGCGAGCCGCCCAACCCCGAGCCGGCCACCCCCAACCCCAAAGCCACAGCTCCGTCCGCAGACGCCACCGCCGCCACCACCGAGGCCGACGCTGCCGcagccaccaccaccgccaccatcATCCAGGGCTTCAAACCGGAGCCCGCGCACCCCCCGATCAGCACCGCTGACCAGGTGACCTTCGAAGCAGACCAGGAGCAGACCATCAACTCGGACACCCTCCACGCTCTGGTGGAGCAGCTGCGGCCGCCGCCCTCTCCGGCCCAGGGCCTGGAGCAGATCGTCATCATCAGGACAGTGGACACCGCCGAGAACAACCCTCCTCAGCAGTGA